Proteins encoded together in one Lathyrus oleraceus cultivar Zhongwan6 chromosome 5, CAAS_Psat_ZW6_1.0, whole genome shotgun sequence window:
- the LOC127083659 gene encoding WD repeat-containing protein DWA2: protein MQAVSSGIGYGLKYQARCISDVKADTDHTSFLAGTLSLKEENEVHLIRLSANGTELFCEGLFSHPNEIWDLVSCPFDQRIFSTVYSNGESYGAAIWQIPELYGELNSPQLERITSLETKSGKIKSILWWPTGRHDKLISINDESLCLWSLDVSKKTAQVQSQDSAGILHKLSGGAWDPHDVNSVAATCESSLQFWDVRTMKKTLSIECSHVRSADYHPRKNNILVTAEHESGIRIWDLRKPKVPIQELPGHTHWTWIVKCNPEYDGIILSAGTDSTVNLWSASINHDELTTESQPESPARLVDPLLNTYSDYEDSIYGLTWSSREPWIFASLSYDGRVVVESVKPFISRK, encoded by the exons ATGCAAGCTGTTTCATCTGGTATCGGATACGGTCTCAAATATCAG GCTAGATGCATATCAGATGTAAAAGCAGATACAGATCACACAAGTTTCCTCGCTGGAACTCTCAGTCTTAAAGAAGAAAATGAG gtTCATCTTATTCGGCTTTCTGCAAATGGAACTGAACTTTTCTGTGAGGGATTGTTTTCGCATCCCAACGAGATCTGGGACCTTGTTTCTTGTCCTTTTGATCAGCGAATTTTCTCAACCGTCTACTCTAACG GTGAATCATATGGGGCAGCAATATGGCAGATTCCGGAATTGTATGGCGAGTTAAATTCCCCTCAGTTAGAGAGAATTACATCTCTTGAAACTAAATCCGGTAAGATTAAAAG TATTCTTTGGTGGCCAACCGGAAGGCATGATAAGTTGATTAGCATCAACGATGAAAGCCTATGTTTGTGGAGTTTGGACGTGTCCAAGAAAACTGCACAG GTACAATCACAAGATTCAGCTGGTATACTGCACAAGTTATCTGGAGGAGCATGGGATCCTCATGATGTTAATTCTGTAGCTGCAACTTGTGAATCATCTCTCCAGTTTTGGGATGTGAGGACAATGAA GAAGACACTCTCAATTGAGTGTTCCCATGTCCGCAGTGCTGATTACCATCCTAGAAAAAACAACATACTT GTTACAGCAGAACATGAGTCAGGGATACGCATTTGGGATCTAAGAAAACCAAAAGTTCCCATCCAAGAGCTTCCAGGCCATACACATTG GACATGGATCGTCAAGTGTAACCCAGAGTATGACGGAATAATCTTG AGTGCTGGAACGGATTCGACTGTCAACTTGTGGTCGGCTTCTATAAACCATGACGAGTTAACAACTGAAAG CCAACCAGAGTCACCGGCCCGTTTGGTTGATCCATTGCTTAATACATACAGTGACTATGAAGACAGTATTTATG GGCTTACATGGAGTTCTCGTGAACCATGGATCTTTGCATCCTTGTCCTATGATGGAAGG GTGGTTGTAGAATCTGTAAAGCCTTTCATCTCCAGGAAATGA